Part of the Vagococcus teuberi genome, CGGTGCTCACCCAATGGCGGGTTCACACAAGTCTGGTGTCACAGCCGCTGATGAGAACTTATTTGAAAATGCTTATTTTATTATAACGAATGATCGACACATAAACCGTGTGGAGGAGTTAACACAACTATACAGCGGAACTCATGCCAAATACGTGGAACTAACATCTGATGAGCACGATGAGGTTACAGCAATGCTATCTCATTTGCCACATATTATCGCATCAGGTTTAGTCAATCAAGCCGATGCCTTTAATCAAGAACACCCAAGAGCCAAACAATTAGCCGCTGGAGGATTTCGTGATATTACTAGGATTGCCTCATCTGACCCGAAAATGTGGACGGATATCTTAATGAGTAATCGCACCACACTTGTACAAGAGCTTGATGATTGGCAAAAGCAAATGAGTCAAGTTAAACAGTGGTTATTAAGTAAAGACTCTGATGCCATTTATGATTTTTTTGAACGGGCAAAAGAAACCCGTGATCAGCTTCCAATCCACCAAAAAGGGTCAATCCCGGCATTTTATGATTTATTTGTAGACGTGCCAGACAAACCCGGGATTATTGCCGAAGTAACGGGACTTTTGGGAGAAGCCAATATCTCAATCATCAACTTAAAAATATTAGAAACACGAGAAGACATTATCGGTGTGCTTCAGGTTAGTTTTAAAAATGACCATGATTTATTGCAAGCAAAAGAATGCATTGAATCACACACAGATTATGTCTGTCGAATACAATAGGAGGAAATGACACTATGAAATTAATCTCAGCTAATCCATTAAATGGAACCATTCACGTTCCTGCTGATAAATCTATTTCACATCGAAGCATTATGTTTGGTGCGATTTCAGAAGGTACCACAACCATTAAAAACTTCTTACGAGGAGAAGATTGTTTAAGTACACTTAACGCGTTTAAAAGTTTAGGTGTGCCAATCACAGATGATGGTGAAACCATTCGTGTAACAGGTGT contains:
- a CDS encoding prephenate dehydrogenase; translated protein: MTGKTIMIVGLGLIGASLAKCIKIDHPDTQVIGWDYSDSTKRIAKKIGIVDEIPHSFEEGAKMSDVIILATPVSISIDYLNQLSSLSLKENLLVSDTGSTKKDIMQQAKEMPFDFIGAHPMAGSHKSGVTAADENLFENAYFIITNDRHINRVEELTQLYSGTHAKYVELTSDEHDEVTAMLSHLPHIIASGLVNQADAFNQEHPRAKQLAAGGFRDITRIASSDPKMWTDILMSNRTTLVQELDDWQKQMSQVKQWLLSKDSDAIYDFFERAKETRDQLPIHQKGSIPAFYDLFVDVPDKPGIIAEVTGLLGEANISIINLKILETREDIIGVLQVSFKNDHDLLQAKECIESHTDYVCRIQ